The proteins below come from a single Stomoxys calcitrans chromosome 1, idStoCalc2.1, whole genome shotgun sequence genomic window:
- the LOC106091598 gene encoding uncharacterized protein LOC106091598: protein MDNALQSHCNCRKCTSLTLKQRIGVIHEYESHRSKKPSIKSLASKFDCCYSEIKKILLNRDAIIFAYKSMGRQKLANSNEMPPHLTPERLEKLEFFGKVMFEYIQRVMYCKYAINEQIVLKKAIEIKHHMCMTFFDPGEKWLENFRITYGLIGFDPQSLRLSIQLDETKRPHLSASDIINYVKRMERIEEINQCNGGSPSSYGEMKNNEHILPDNELYDDMNGDEEHSQQRSSQNHLPPSNHTSNQSAEHENSNHFPLEPSIVYECNDDDPQDYGNSYSNSHYEQQDNHVNNKKRSSNLTGIESVEEALEHLKLLEEYAMLQDNFRAIGLLTQLEQCFTKQSRTE, encoded by the coding sequence ATGGATAATGCTCTTCAATCGCATTGCAACTGCCGCAAATGCACTAGTTTAACATTGAAACAGCGGATTGGAGTCATACATGAGTACGAATCACATCGCTCCAAAAAACCTAGCAtaaaaagtttagcctccaaaTTTGATTGCTGCTATTCGGAAATCAAAAAAATCCTTCTCAATCGTGACGCCATCATTTTTGCCTACAAATCTATGGGCAGACAGAAactagccaattcgaatgagatgCCGCCGCATCTCACTCCAGAAAGACTGGAAAAGCTGGAGTTCTTTGGAAAGGTCATGTTTGAATACATACAACGTGTTATGTACTGCAAGTATGCCATTAACGAACAAATAGTACTGAAAAAGGCAATTGAAATCAAGCATCATATGTGTATGACTTTCTTTGATCCGGGCGAGAAATGGTTGGAAAACTTTAGAATTACATATGGCTTAATAGGATTCGATCCACAATCTCTGCGCCTTAGCATACAATTGGATGAAACAAAACGGCCCCATTTGAGCGCATCCGATATAATAAATTATGTGAAGCGTATGGAGCGGATAGAAGAGATAAATCAATGTAATGGTGGCTCACCTTCCTCCTATGGGGAGATGAAAAACAATGAACACATTCTTCCTGATAATGAGTTGTACGATGATATGAACGGCGATGAAGAACATTCCCAACAAAGGAGTTCTCAAAACCATCTACCACCAAGCAACCATACTTCTAACCAATCTGCTGAACATGAGAACTCAAATCACTTTCCTTTAGAACCATCGATTGTATATGAATGCAACGACGACGACCCCCAAGATTATGGTAATTCCTACTCAAATAGTCATTACGAGCAGCAAGATAACCATGTAAACAACAAAAAGCGTTCATCAAATCTTACAGGCATCGAATCGGTGGAGGAGGCTTTGGAACATTTAAAATTACTCGAAGAGTATGCAATGCTACAAGACAATTTTCGTGCTATTGGTCTACTAACTCAATTGGAGCAATGCTTTACAAAGCAATCAAGAACAGAATGA